One Mercurialis annua linkage group LG3, ddMerAnnu1.2, whole genome shotgun sequence DNA window includes the following coding sequences:
- the LOC126671951 gene encoding rust resistance kinase Lr10-like: protein MDFSFFILLMLVLVNHGVVTEECQESRCGRHGPIVRFPFRLQDRQPDHCGFPGFVLSCKKNHLLLELPNSVKLYVDKIDYASQYLFTSDPDKCLSRYLLKSRSSFNLSTTPFQFMDDSLSNFFFFNCTSIDRDMRVQMSCLSSPGYDIYAFEADYPIGFVYLAYCTKIFNISSIPGAIVDETNFLRLNWSKPDCGFCAKQGKYCRLKKNSTSETECFDKPITKPDTKGFKRKLITAGITLGLLLLVLMAFALYRVYKSRIEKEENQAKIELFLEDYKALKPTRYSYTDLKRITNQFKEKLGQGAYGTVFKGKLSAEIFVAVKILNISTGNGEEFINEVKTMTNIHHINVVRLIGYCADGFRRALVYEYLPNESLEKFISSDHGNGKILPLSWGMLQDIAIGIAKGIEYLHQGCDHRILHFDIKPHNILLDKEFNPKISDFGLAKLCSKDQSAISMTTARGTMGYIAPEVYSRNFGNVSYKSDVYSYGMVVLEMVGGRKNNGVEDEKNYFREWIYKQLDKGEEVRIRIEEEGDVEIARKLTIVGLRCIQWNPNDRPPMKSVIQMLEGDLEKLSVPPNPFASRDPTTMGHEK from the exons AtggatttttctttctttatcttGTTAATGCTGGTACTTGTAAACCATGGAGTAGTCACTGAAGAGTGCCAAGAATCAAGATGTGGTAGACATGGACCAATCGTTCGGTTTCCATTTCGATTGCAGGACAGACAACCAGACCACTGCGGCTTTCCCGGATTTGTGCTCTCTTGCAAGAAGAATCATCTCTTGCTCGAATTGCCAAATTCGGTGAAACTTTATGTTGATAAAATTGATTATGCATCTCAGTATCTTTTCACATCCGACCCGGATAAATGCCTTTCCAGATACCTCTTGAAATCCAGATCCAGCTTCAATTTGTCTACCACTCCCTTCCAATTTATGGATGACTCCCTGtccaatttcttcttcttcaattgtACATCAATCGATAGAGATATGCGCGTGCAGATGTCTTGCCTGAGTAGTCCTGGCTACGATATCTACGCTTTCGAAGCTGACTATCCCATCGGTTTTGTATACCTTGCATACTGCACCAAGATATTTAACATTTCATCAATTCCAGGGGCGATAGTTGACGAGACAAATTTTCTGCGCTTAAATTGGTCCAAGCCGGATTGTGGATTTTGTGCAAAACAAGGCAAATACTGTAGATTAAAAAAGAATAGCACAAGTGAGACTGAATGTTTTGACAAGCCTATAACTAAACCGGATACTAAAG GCTTCAAAAGAAAGTTAATTACCGCAG GTATAACACTTGGTTTGCTTCTTCTAGTACTAATGGCATTTGCCCTCTACCGCGTCTACAAGAGTCGcatagaaaaagaagaaaatcaaGCAAAGATTGAACTGTTTTTGGAGGATTACAAGGCTCTCAAACCCACAAGGTACTCATACACAGATCTTAAAAGGATTACAAATCAATTCAAGGAAAAGTTAGGACAGGGAGCATACGGAACAGTGTTTAAAGGAAAGCTTTCTGCAGAGATTTTTGTAGCTGTGAAGATCCTCAACATTTCGACAGGGAACGGGGAAGAGTTCATTAACGAGGTTAAAACAATGACAAACATACATCATATCAACGTGGTCCGTTTGATTGGCTACTGTGCAGATGGATTTAGAAGAGCTTTAGTTTACGAGTATCTACCAAACGAATCGCTAGAAAAATTTATATCATCAGATCACGGAAACGGAAAGATTCTTCCTCTTAGTTGGGGAATGCTACAAGATATTGCTATTGGCATAGCCAAAGGAATTGAGTATCTCCACCAAGGGTGTGATCATCGAATTCTACATTTCGACATCAAGCCTCACAATATCTTGCTAGACAAGGAATTCAATCCCAAAATCTCAGACTTCGGCCTGGCTAAGCTCTGCTCGAAGGATCAGAGTGCTATCTCAATGACTACTGCAAGAGGAACAATGGGCTACATAGCACCAGAAGTATATTCAAGAAACTTCGGTAACGTGTCGTACAAGTCAGATGTTTACAGCTACGGAATGGTGGTGCTAGAAATGGTCGGAGGACGGAAAAACAATGGCGTAGAAGACGAAAAGAATTACTTCCGGGAATGGATATACAAGCAACTGGATAAAGGAGAAGAGGTGAGAATCAGaatagaagaagaaggagatgTGGAAATTGCAAGGAAGCTAACTATTGTTGGTCTAAGGTGCATTCAATGGAACCCTAATGATCGTCCACCGATGAAAAGTGTAATTCAAATGTTGGAAGGagatttagaaaaattatcagTTCCTCCTAATCCATTTGCCTCTAGAGATCCTACAACAATGGGGCATGAGAAGTGA